Sequence from the Psilocybe cubensis strain MGC-MH-2018 chromosome 10, whole genome shotgun sequence genome:
GTCTCGACCCACGTCGGTTCAGCGATTTCCTTGCACATGAATTATGGATGGACCTAGATACTCAAGGGCGAATTCTGGTCCGAGTGAGTATGGAAGGCGAGAAAGATGACATCCAGTTCTACTTTGGCCGAGCGTTCAGGAGTTTGAAGCGGGCAGAAGCAGACATGCTGAGGATTTTCATCGATAAAGTTTGTTTTTATATTCttcgattttttttcttcgagCATTGTTCATCTTTTTTTGATACAGATGTCGCCTTTCATCCAGCAGTGTTTGTCGCGAAATGTGTTGAAGACGCTGCTCAAGTCGCGCGACGCCGGACTGGACTACAACAAAGCACTAGGAAATGTAACCGCTCTGTACCGGTCCGCGCTAGGAGCGACGTCTTCCGAGCCACAGATACCTCTACCCTCTGCAGAGAAACCGCGCGTACGACCGGAAGAGCTGACGGATGTCGAGATCGAGCAGGCTATTTTGCCTCTGTTCGACTACTTTGATGCGAACCTGCAAACCCTGAACACGTACCTGAGCGATAATGCGAAGGAGATGGTTATGACGAGGGTGTGGAAGGAGATTTTGACGGTGATTGAAGGGTTGTTGATCCCGCCATTGAGCGATATTGCTAGTGAGATGAAGCCGTTGAGTGACAAGGAAGTGGATATTGTGTTTAGATGGCTGAAGGTGTGTTTTTATCTGGTATATGAATGGCTTGTCTCTCTAAATTTGTGTTCCAAAGTTCTTGAGGGACTATTTCTACGCAAATGGAGAAGGCCCGGTCTCTCAGGAAGTGTTGAACAGTCAGAAGCACAGAGATGTTCTTTCAATACGGCTCTACTACGACTGGCATACGTAAGTCTTTTTTATTCTATCTGCTCTATTACAACTCACAGGTGGCCTCAGCGATGCGTTGATGGAGGAGTGTGTGCGCATGATGCAGCAAAGTCTGCGCTCTGCGCCTTCAATCAAGAAACGTGCCAAGAGTGTGTACAGCCAGCGGAATCTGGGCACCAtcaaggagaggaagaaggaaaagaaacagGAGACAGAGACGGCTAGTGAACAAATCATCATGCGGATCCTGCGGATGCGGTGAGCCCCTATCTTTCTTCTTACCCTTGGAGACGCGTTGATGTGTTGTGGCCTTAGACCAAGGACCCAAGAATTTATAGCGCAACAGTTGCAAATCATGCAGACCATGCAGGCGGAGCAAGAACAACGCGCCAAGGAAGCAGAGGCGCGAAAGGCGAAACGTCAACACAATCGTGAGCAGATCCCTGCGGTCCCTCCGCTCCCTGTGCCATGATTTTCCGGATATGTTGTGTGCGTACACGTATGGATGTGACTTTTTCTATTCATGGAGTCGTTAGTGGATGACTTGACTCTCGGTACATTTGTTGGACAAGACTCTTTCCTTTCTATTTTTTGCATACATTCGCCCCCTTCTATTCGCTTTCTTGATACCATTCACTTCTATTGCTGCCCTATAAtcttggtttttttctaatgatTGATGATTAAGCGACTGCCAGCTCACCCAATAATGGAGAGGCCTCGGAGGAATGAGTCACATGATGTAAATTGCAGCAATTGACGTGTCTCTGCCACGACGGCTGTTGGACTTTGTagaatttgaatctcttCCCCGTTCCCCATTCTCGATGCCCGTCTAGATCTAACTTTTACTACCACCCACATTATAATATCCAAAAATGCGGCTATTGACTCTATGGAGTCTCgtttctctctccctcttaACATATCTTCCCCAGTACTCCCTGGCGTCTGTCCTCGCGATCGACTACGGCAATGACTTTATCAAGGCGTCTCTAATGAAACCCGGTGTTCCCTTCGACGTGATATTGAACAAGGATTCTAAGAGGAAGATTAGCTCTGTAGTTGCGTGGAAGAAGGGCGACAGGCTGTTTGGACAGGACGCTTTCAACCTAGTGCGCTTTTTGAGCTATACTCTAGAAGATACAAGTCAATGCTGATCAGCTCCATAGGCTTCCAGATTCCCATCGGACACCTTTTCGTCGTTGAAACTGCTTCAAGCGTCGCCGTTTGACGCCCCTGTCGTTTCGTACTATGGCAAGGTCTCCACTTCCGACGTCGTCGAGTCCGACCGCAAGACCGTCTCTCTCGTCCAATCCGATGGCACAGAATGGGCCGTCGAAGAGCTCGTCGCGATGGAGTTTGCGTACATCAAGCACCTCGCCGAGCTTGTCGCCAACGAAAAGGTCTCCGACGTCATCGTCACCGTGCCCCCTTATTTCTCTCAATTCGAACGTGACGCCATCGCAGACGCTATTGAGATTTCTGGCCTCAGAACGCTTGCCCTCATCAACGACGGCACAGCGGTTGCTGTGAACTATGCGATGACGCGGACATTCTCCACACCCGAGTACCACATCATCTACGACGCCGGCGCTTCAGGGATCAGGGCCACAGTAGCCTCGTTCACCACAGCATCCGACCCGAAGACTGGTGCTTCCGGAACGCACATCGCTGTTGCGGGAGTTGGGTATGACCGCGACCTTGGAGGAATTGAACTCGACAGGCGCATGCGTGAGATTCTCATCGAGGccttcaacaccaaacacaGAAGGAATATTCGAGAGGACAAACGTGGCATGGCCAAGCTTTGGAAAGAAGCTCAGCGAGTAAAAGCTATACTGAGCGCCAATACCGAGGTCATTTCGAACATCGAAAGCTTGGCCTGGGATATCGATTTCAAAACCAAAGTCACCCGTGCACAGTTCGAGGCTGCTTGTGAAGATCTCAAGGGAGAGTtcgccaagcccattgagAGCGCTTTGAAGAACGCTGGTTTGACTCTGGTAGGCGTTTGTCAAAAATATCTTTTTATATACTTATTTTAAATTTGTATACAGGACAACATAACTTCCGTCATTTTGATGGGAGGATCGACGAGGACGCCCATGATTCAAGCTGCTCTCAAAGCTGCTGTTGGAGAGTGCGTAAAAATGTTTTAAACCTCCTATCAATTTTCttattatttttttatttatttcagGGACAAGATTGCCACCAACGTTAATACCGACGAAGCCGCTGTTCTTGGCGCTGCCCTTCACGGTGCCAGTCTTTCCAGGCAATTCAAGACAAAGAACATCAAAGTCAGCGACATTGGCGTGCACGATGTCCAAGTCTCGTATTTCGCCGCTCCGACGTCATCAAACACACGCCCACGTAGCATCACCACCCTGATCTTCCCCGCTGGCTCAAAGGTTGGCACGAAGAAGGTGCTCACTTTCAAAAGAAAGGAGGACTTCTCGCTCTTCTTGGATTACAAGAACCCCGTTGCCCCTGGCTTCCCCACGCGCATGTTGGAGGTTGACCTTGGAAATGTTACAGAAGCCATCGCTAATTTGACTGAGCGGGGAGCCACCGATCCTGTGGTTAAAGCCACACTTACTCTCTCTGAATCTGGATTTGTTTCTGTTACCGACGCAATTGCATTCGGAGAGATCAAGGACGAGAGTCTTACTGGTAAGCTGTCTATCTACTTCGTGATCCTATTGCATTCAATTTATATTTAACTAGGTAAACTAAAAGGACTCTTCGGAGGAGGGAGCTCCTCGAGCGATGAGGCTACACAATCTGCTGAAAATGTTCCCCCTCGCGACTCTGACACTGCCTCTCCGTCGTCTTCTGCGGCTGCAGAGACTCCTTCATCGTCAGCAGCTGCCGAAAAGGACAAGAAACCTGCCGTCCCTGTAGAAAACACTATTCCCTTAACTATTTCAGTTAGATTTACGACGATACCACCCATGACCGTagacgaaaagaaaaaggcgcGCGGAAGGTACATTACTGCTTGCCCAGTATCACTCATTTTGCACTACTTACTTTTTTCTGTGCCGCAGACTACGTGCTATCGACCTCGAAGAGTCGGCCAAGAGCCGCCGCGAAGAGGCCAGGAACACGTTCGAGAGCTATCTCTATAGACTGCGCGACCTCCTGAACGACGAGAGCGCCGACACCCCATTCAAGAAGTGCTCGCAGAGTAGCGAGAGGCAGGCCATCTCTGAGAAACTCGACGAGAGCTTCGCGTGGCTGTTTGACCGAGGTGATCTCGCCGAGACTTCACAGTTTTTGGATAAGAGGATTGCTCTTGAGTATGTCCTTGCTACCTTTTCTTTAATTGGTAGAGTGCAGTTCTGATAGGCGTTTTTGTGTATAGAACCCTAGAGAAGCCTATCATCCACCGATACCAGGAGATCGAAGCCTTCCCCCAGGCACTCAACAACTCCCAGATGTGGAACTGGAGCACGCGTCTGTTCCTCCAAGAGGCACGGGCCAACCTCACAGCAGAGCTCGCCGCCGACCTTCCCTCCAAATGGACCAAAGACGAGCTCGACGGCCTCGAGAAGACGCTGCGTGAGCATGAGGCCTGGCTGAGCGAGTGGGTCGAGAAGCAAAAGTCGGTCAAGTCCAATGAGGACCCGGTGATTGAGACGACGGAGATGAAGGCGCGCGCCAAGGTTCTGGAGACGCACTTGCAAAAGCTGTGGAAGCGTAAGGTTCCAAAAGTTATCAAGAAGAAGCCCAAACCGACTGCGACGACGTCGGCTGAGACGCCCGTCGAAACGGATGGTGCTGCGGGTGAGGAAGAAAATGGCGAGGAGGCGCCGTTTAATGAGGGTGCAGGCGAGGAGGATCAGGTTCCATTGCAGGAGGATGACAGACCTCATGATGAGCTTTAATGAAAGGCATAGTGGTCATTATTAGCTATCCCATTTATTGTTAAAGGAAACGCAATGCATTAATTTATCCATTTTTTGGGAAATGTAGATGACGCACGACTTGTAATGACAATTTGTAGGTATAAAAAAGAATTCCCTGAATCTAATAGGGGAGATGACAGATGTACAGAAAGGGGTGGGTAATACAACAAAGAATGCAGTGATTGAATAAATGATTGTACAGAACATTggggagaaagaaaaaaaagaaaagaaaaaaacagagtgCGTATTTAATGAATTTATTTCAACTTTTTCACGTACGTTTATTAAGCCACATTTATACTTGAATCGGTTTTGTTTGGTCCTAGAGGCGACTTTCGAGCAGGACGGTATCCCGTCTCCATCCCAAAACGCCCTTCCCGAAAGCAGCCTCCAAGGCCTCGCGAACTGTCCGGACGAAGACAAACTCCATCTCATTGCGTATCTCCGGAGCAACATCGTGTTCGACGTCCTTGCGATTAGCCCATGGAAGGATGACTTTGGTGATTTGTGCCCGGTGGGCACCCAACACTTTCTCTTTGATGCCGCCGACTGGTGTGACGCGACCTCTAAGAGTGATCTGTGTAAAGAAACCGGCAAATCAGAAAACATTCAATTCTCTGAGCAAAAATGGGATTACCTCTCCAGTCATAGCAATGTTCGTGGGCACACAAGCCCCTGTCAATAGAGACACAAATGCGCACGTCTGGAGAAAATGTGTCAATAAAGGTGATAGATACGAAAGGAGGGCAGACAAACCATGGCCACTCCGGCGCTGGGCCCATCCTTCTTCGTCGCTCCGGCtggaaggtgaagatggATGTCGATGGGCTCGGGAACTTTCAATGGATCTTCCGATCTTGTATTGGTGATTCGGAGATCATAGGAGTAAGTCTTTACCCAGCTAAGAGCGAGTTCTCCGCTCTCTTTGATCACCTAGATTCCAATAAGTTACAGATAAGTGACCGGAAGACAGCACTAAAAACAGGAGTTCACATACATCACCCAGGCTACCGGTCAACTTGAGTCTTCCGGTGCCAGGAAGAGCGATAGTTTCCACAGGCAAAATGCCTCCCTCTCCCTGGCCCATCACGACCAAACCATAAACAACacccctcctctcctctctctccctctcttcGCCATCCCACCTCGCAATCCCGAGAATCTTCTCCAATTGGTGCTCTTCAACAACCTTATCATACACTTTCGGTGGAGACGCGACGACAACTGCACCGTCTGCACTAGCAAGCTGGGgctcctcttctttctgAGGAAGGGAGTCCAAGTACTCGGCCCATTCCACAGCTTTGTACCGGACGACACTTCCAATCGCGCGCTCCAAGCTGCGCACACCAGCCTCGCGTGTATAACGCGTAGCGATGTGCAGGAGAGCTGGCTCGGTGATTGTTATATGTGATTCATCGAGCCCATTGGCTTTCAGCTGCttggggaggaggaaccGTCGGGCGATGTGGATTTTCTCGTCATACGTGTAACCTTACCAAGCCATGACTTCAAGTTCCATCTATAGATTGTCATAAAATCTGAAGACATACCACTCAGTTGAATGATTTCACAACGGTCCAAAAGTGGTGCCGAGATTGTTTCGAGAGAATTGGCCGTACAGATGAATAACACCTGGCTAAGGTCGATCGGAACATTAATATAATGATCCTATGAAACAATTGACATTGTGGTCaggaaaaaagcaaaatagGCATCTTGAAAGAAAACCGACATTGAAAGTATGGTTCTGCTCAGGATCTAGGACTTCCAATAAAGCAGCACCGGGGTCACCGTGGAAATTGCTTTGTCCGATCTTGTCAATCTCATCTCTGACATATTAAACTTTGTTAAGCTAGACAGGCGTAGGAAGGCCGAAATATCACTCACAAAAGTACCACAGGATCACTTCGTCCTGCCTTTCTCAGAGCTTGAACGATCAATCCGGGACCGCTGGCAACATATGTTCGGCGATGACCTCTAATTTCAGCTTCATCTCTGACGCCTCCAAGTGAGATACGCTGGAATGGCCTATTCAGAGCTTTGGCGACGGATTGTCCTAACGAAGTTTTTCCTGTACCAGGAGGCCCGACAAAACTAAGGATGgaaaaataaacaaaaaaatagTGACCAAAGTAACGAGAACGTACAGAAGAATGGGCCCTTTAACGCTCTTCTTATTTGCTTTCGGTTTCGTGGCGACGACAGGAGGCTTTTCCTGCTTCTGCTGGGCTGCATCTTTGTCGTATACCACAACATCTTTGCTGGTCTCCGATTTAGTTTTAGCTTCCTCCTCCTGTGAGATAGTCGCCTGAACCAATTTCTGTTCTTCAGCAGCTTCTTTTTCAGCGTTCAGTTCCTTCAGTCTGACCACGGCCAAATATTCAATGAGCCGTTTCTTGATCTTTTCTAGCCCAAAGTGGTCGGCGTCCAATTGTTTACGGGCCAAAGTCAGGAATGACTTGTCCTTCAGCTGTGGTTGCACCTGAGATTCgggagaagatgaagaattggTATCGTTTGATGGTGTGACTGAAGAATTCGGCCATGGGACTGCGGTAAGCCATTCAAGCTTTGGGAAAGAAGGATATTCGTCAACTATTTCTGATCGACATTCAAAATGCATTTTAACGCTCACATAAGACCGAATAACCCCATTCTCGACGCTTCCCGCAGGTATTCTTTTCAACCTTCTCCATTCGCGGACACCCATCTTGCGCTCCTCGGACCCAGGTTCCATCGCCTCAATTTTCCGCTTCAAATCcgccatatcatcagcttCATGTTgttcgtcgtcgtccaatTCGCTCGATCCACCAGCTCCAGCATCACTAGAAGCGGGTGTATTCGGAGGGGACGGACCCGTTGAAGAACCATTCGACCTCTGAAGCACATGCA
This genomic interval carries:
- a CDS encoding Hypoxia up-regulated protein 1, which translates into the protein MRLLTLWSLVSLSLLTYLPQYSLASVLAIDYGNDFIKASLMKPGVPFDVILNKDSKRKISSVVAWKKGDRLFGQDAFNLASRFPSDTFSSLKLLQASPFDAPVVSYYGKVSTSDVVESDRKTVSLVQSDGTEWAVEELVAMEFAYIKHLAELVANEKVSDVIVTVPPYFSQFERDAIADAIEISGLRTLALINDGTAVAVNYAMTRTFSTPEYHIIYDAGASGIRATVASFTTASDPKTGASGTHIAVAGVGYDRDLGGIELDRRMREILIEAFNTKHRRNIREDKRGMAKLWKEAQRVKAILSANTEVISNIESLAWDIDFKTKVTRAQFEAACEDLKGEFAKPIESALKNAGLTLDNITSVILMGGSTRTPMIQAALKAAVGEDKIATNVNTDEAAVLGAALHGASLSRQFKTKNIKVSDIGVHDVQVSYFAAPTSSNTRPRSITTLIFPAGSKVGTKKVLTFKRKEDFSLFLDYKNPVAPGFPTRMLEVDLGNVTEAIANLTERGATDPVVKATLTLSESGFVSVTDAIAFGEIKDESLTGKLKGLFGGGSSSSDEATQSAENVPPRDSDTASPSSSAAAETPSSSAAAEKDKKPAVPVENTIPLTISVRFTTIPPMTVDEKKKARGRLRAIDLEESAKSRREEARNTFESYLYRLRDLLNDESADTPFKKCSQSSERQAISEKLDESFAWLFDRGDLAETSQFLDKRIALETLEKPIIHRYQEIEAFPQALNNSQMWNWSTRLFLQEARANLTAELAADLPSKWTKDELDGLEKTLREHEAWLSEWVEKQKSVKSNEDPVIETTEMKARAKVLETHLQKLWKRKVPKVIKKKPKPTATTSAETPVETDGAAGEEENGEEAPFNEGAGEEDQVPLQEDDRPHDEL
- a CDS encoding Lon protease-like protein 2, peroxisomal (Lon protease homolog 2, peroxisomal); translated protein: MATSKLPILGLPHPLILLPASRFTMPVSKEIGETLLSLIEESDALPIIAAIPITSPSTAPSTDPPLAEWGTAARVLRLVKPPARNPRQPYLVSLHGLTRVRLINMSQKKLTGDDLLRMPTHDVEYPPTEKIPTPEAVEKFKQSALRLLDRLAKDSVQQSRKEGYNKIASMLDDIADAKTPWMADVLIGSVNGEYSDKLAILGTPDAEARLALATEIFLKQASISEVTKKIATAVDESLSKQQKEFFLRQQLAAIQRELHVLQRSNGSSTGPSPPNTPASSDAGAGGSSELDDDEQHEADDMADLKRKIEAMEPGSEERKMGVREWRRLKRIPAGSVENGVIRSYLEWLTAVPWPNSSVTPSNDTNSSSSPESQVQPQLKDKSFLTLARKQLDADHFGLEKIKKRLIEYLAVVRLKELNAEKEAAEEQKLVQATISQEEEAKTKSETSKDVVVYDKDAAQQKQEKPPVVATKPKANKKSVKGPILLFVGPPGTGKTSLGQSVAKALNRPFQRISLGGVRDEAEIRGHRRTYVASGPGLIVQALRKAGRSDPVVLLDEIDKIGQSNFHGDPGAALLEVLDPEQNHTFNDHYINVPIDLSQVLFICTANSLETISAPLLDRCEIIQLSGYTYDEKIHIARRFLLPKQLKANGLDESHITITEPALLHIATRYTREAGVRSLERAIGSVVRYKAVEWAEYLDSLPQKEEEPQLASADGAVVVASPPKVYDKVVEEHQLEKILGIARWDGEEREREERRGVVYGLVVMGQGEGGILPVETIALPGTGRLKLTGSLGDVIKESGELALSWVKTYSYDLRITNTRSEDPLKVPEPIDIHLHLPAGATKKDGPSAGVAMTCAFVSLLTGACVPTNIAMTGEITLRGRVTPVGGIKEKVLGAHRAQITKVILPWANRKDVEHDVAPEIRNEMEFVFVRTVREALEAAFGKGVLGWRRDTVLLESRL